One Gadus chalcogrammus isolate NIFS_2021 chromosome 22, NIFS_Gcha_1.0, whole genome shotgun sequence genomic window carries:
- the zbtb22b gene encoding zinc finger and BTB domain-containing protein 22b, giving the protein MQSLSGASGAAPPGELVQVCFPGAQSSLLDSLNLQREDRQLCDLSIVVQGQVYRAHRCVLAAASPYFHDQVLLKNMCTVSIPAAMDPLAFEGVLSCAYTGRLRMARHDIVNYLTVGSVLQMWHIVDKCTELLKEGRVAPATAAAAGGGVSEGGAGSTGEGGAEGSRAGSVSGGATERHSAVSKEEQEAPPPSGPALSESQSPSSTNYFSPRHGSGLGGGGATGTGASGEGGGANTTPSYCTPSGGEEAFLIEEEEEEEEEEEVTYHQRKRLGGGSGRRRKGSACEQEVGVSDSFGVSSYQAGEERRGYSQSGSAPRKQWVVVKTEQDADDDLILVSGEEDEEDEEDEDEEVARARERDHFNISNVRSLSSEMGRRAASHMDTQADYCQSSEDFLRLESSLMEHSLAQHLHEAGGLSGGPSRGLSSSLLGPQPGGGGARGQLFPLDMQGNPILLYSPAPGGSASLDPGGRDAGSYKGHAHPLEHGAVHLGGLPPDAMELGAGGGTGGGGKLFMCHCGKTFTHRSMRDRHVNMHLDLRPFHCPVCAKRFKMKHHLTEHMKTHTGLKPYRCGGCARKFMWRDSYMRHRAQCERGGGGGGEEPVPSPHYLLPPPPLSSSEEGGLGGRGNHSNAGMGG; this is encoded by the exons ATGCAGAGTCTGTCGGGGGCGTCGGGGGCGGCCCCGCCCGGGGAGCTGGTGCAGGTGTGTTTCCCCGGGGCCCAGAGCTCGTTGCTGGACAGCCTCAACCTCCAGCGGGAGGACAGGCAGCTGTGTGACCTCTCCATCGTGGTGCAGGGCCAGGTGTACCGCGCCCACCGCTGCGTCCTCGCCGCCGCCTCGCCCTACTTCCACGACCag gtgctcCTGAAGAACATGTGTACGGTGAGCATCCCGGCGGCCATGGACCCGCTGGCCTTCGAGGGCGTGCTGAGCTGTGCGTACACCGGCCGCCTGCGCATGGCGCGCCACGACATCGTCAACTACCTGACGGTGGGCAGCGTGCTGCAGATGTGGCACATCGTGGACAAGTGCACCGAGCTGCTGAAGGAGGGCCGGGTGgcccccgccaccgccgccgccgccgggggcgGAGTCAgcgagggaggggcggggtccACGGGCGAGGGCGGCGCCGAGGGAAGCCGAGCCGGCAGCGTGAGCGGGGGGGCGACgg AGCGCCACTCCGCCGTCtccaaggaggagcaggaggccccCCCGCCCAGCGGCCCGGCCCTGAGCGAGAGCCAGTCCCCCAGCAGCACAAACTACTTTAGCCCCAGGCACGGGAGCGGCctcggagggggaggagccaccgGCACGGGGGcctctggggaggggggaggagctaaTACCACCCCGAGCTACTGCACCCCCTCGGGCGGGGAGGAGGCCTTCCtcatcgaggaggaggaggaggaggaggaggaggaggaggtgacgtACCACCAGAGGAAGAGGCTCGGTGGAGGAAgtggcaggaggaggaagggctcaGCGTGCGAGCAGGAAGTGGGCGTCAGTGACAGCTTCGGCGTGTCGTCCTATCAG GCGGGGGAGGAGAGGCGGGGCTACAGCCAGTCAGGCTCCGCCCCCCGTAAGCAGTGGGTGGTGGTGAAGACGGAGCAGGATGCCGACGACGACCTCATCCTGGTgtctggggaggaggacgaggaggacgaggaggatgaggacgaggaggtggcGCGGGCgcgggagcgggaccacttcaACATCTCCAACGTCAGGAGCCTGTCCTCGGAGATGGGCCGGAGGGCCGCCTCCCACATGGACACCCAG GCGGACTACTGCCAGTCGTCGGAGGACTTCCTGCGCCTGGAGAGCAGCCTCATGGAGCACTCCCTGGCCCAGCACCTCCACGAGGCCGGGGGCCTGTCCGGGGGCCCGTCCCGGGGCCTGTCCTCCTCGCTGCTGGGGCCGcagcccggcggcggcggggcccggggccagcTCTTCCCCCTGGACATGCAGGGCAACCCCATCCTGCTGTACAGCCCGGCCCCCGGCGGCAGCGCCTCCCTGGACCCCGGGGGCCGCGACGCCGGCTCCTACAAGGGCCACGCCCACCCCCTGGAGCACGGGGCGGTGCACCTGGGCGGGCTGCCCCCCGACGCCATGGAgctcggggcggggggggggacgggcgGCGGCGGGAAGCTGTTCATGTGCCACTGCGGCAAGACGTTCACGCACCGCAGCATGCGGGACCGCCACGTCAACATGCACCTGGACCTGCGGCCCTTCCACTGCCCCGTCTGCGCCAAGCGCTTCAAGATGAAGCACCACCTCACGGAGCACATGAAGACGCACACCGGCCTCAAGCCCTACCGCTGCGGCGGCTGCGCCCGCAAGTTCATGTGGCGCGACAGCTACATGCGGCACCGCGCGCAGTGcgagcgcggcggcggcggcggcggggaggagCCTGTGCCCTCGCCGCactacctcctccccccccccccgctctcctcctccgagGAGGGAGGGCTCGGGGGTcgcggtaaccatagcaacgccggcatgggcggc
- the daxx gene encoding death domain-associated protein 6, producing MAVARASMAENIIILDDDDDDEDSPQPPRPAHAAPSRRRSAPAKAPAPKEPTPTPTPTPTHITASPFASAKKEGHVLQVENQRLFDEFVAYCSTLTQDCPEVLAFLHTKHAKASPPFLASVEFRNALGRCLTRAQANRAKTFVYINEMCTLLRQHSSKRRQSLVAASHAAAVPPALKRRRKEEEENGLGPPGEELPSASGGQAEEEEEVVQGGAEAERTKGRASRRQIAYLENLLKVYNEEIRRLQEKEMSLDDLAAEDSGYIQEDKLKHKMMKIYSKLCELKGCDNLTGRVIEQRLCYSGTRYPEINKKIERFINSPEARRNPPDYPDIRRLVQRTNQRHALGLSGRQLGQMAQEAFREAGSRLQERRHLDLVYNFGSHLTDRYSATRDPALADPSLLRKLRTNRETALTNLEEVISKYSGRQEDTEEQERSRRLDKDRQGKEKETTGEETKQMNGKVVEEEEEEEEEEEDYSEPDIEAELLASEQVAGQADDEDDEEEENGEAEGVKAVANGNASLIVSEEEGEEEGEGNATATHEAAGPTGQAPGGLSPLTDSDVTDLSPMSLQELSPRDSPSQSQPPGPPPHHGLSNGVVAAVTREAAASRKASEVPAEVASPPPSPAAVQTNQDSSTATCDLLSANGKSSPLSLRFTRGRKRTREDQEKRKAHIHALLPDSDMDLTLDMGLVVTTPPPSHPESARPDTPTRDRLHGAQSTPPPKKNKVNVATQCDPDEIIVLSDSE from the exons ATGGCCGTCGCCCGGGCCTCCATGGCGGAGAACATCATCATcctggacgacgacgacgatgacgagGACAGCCCGCAGCCTCCGCGCCCCGCCCATGCCGCCCCCTCCAGGCGCCGCTCTGCCCCCGCCAAGGCGCCCGCGCCCAAGgagcccacccccacccccacccccaccccgacaCACATCACCGCCTCGCCCTTCGCCTCGGCCAAGAAGGAGGGACACGTGCTGCAGGTGGAGAACCAGCGGCTGTTTGACGAG ttcGTGGCCTACTGCTCCACGCTGACCCAGGACTGCCCCGAGGTGCTGGCCTTCCTGCACACCAAGCACGCCAAGGCCTCGCCGCCCTTCCTGGCGTCGGTGGAGTTCCGCAACGCGCTGGGCCGCTGCCTGACGCGCGCCCAGGCCAACCGCGCCAAGACCTTCGTGTACATCAACGAGATGTGCACCCTGCTGCGGCAGCACTCCAGCAAGCGGCGGCAGAGCCTGGTGGCCGCCTCCCACGCCGCCGCCGTCCCGCCCGcgctgaagaggaggaggaaggaggaggaggagaacgggcTGGGGCCGCCGGGGGAGGAGCTACCCTCCGCCTCGGGGGgccaggcggaggaggaggaggaggtggtgcaggggggggcggaggcggAGAGGACCAAGGGGAGGGCGTCCAGGCGGCAG ATAGCCTACCTGGAGAACCTGCTGAAGGTGTACAACGAAGAGATCCGCcggctgcaggagaaggagatgagCCTGGACGACCTAGCAGCAGAGGATTCTGGGTACATCCAGGAGGACAAGCTCAAACACAAG atGATGAAGATCTACAGTAAGCTGTGTGAGCTGAAGGGCTGTGACAACCTGACGGGCCGCGTCATCGAGCAGCGCCTCTGCTACAGCGGAACGCGGTACCCCGAGATCAACAAGAAG aTTGAGCGCTTCATCAACAGCCCGGAGGCCCGGCGGAACCCCCCCGACTACCCTGACATCCGGCGGCTGGTGCAGCGCACCAACCAGCGCCACGCCCTGGGGCTGAGCGGCCGCCAGCTGGGCCAGATGGCCCAGGAGGCGTTCCGTGAGGCGGGCAGCCGGCTGCAGGAGCGCCGCCACCTCGACCTCGTCTACAACTTCGGCTCCCACCTCACCGACCGCTACAGCGCCA cgCGGGACCCCGCCCTCGcagacccctccctgctccgcAAGCTGCGGACCAATCGGGAGACGGCGCTCAccaacctggaggaggtgaTCTCCAAGTACTCGGGGCGGCAGGAGGAcacggaggagcaggagaggagccGGAGGCTGGACAAGGACCGGCAGGGGAAGGAG AAAGAGACGACCGGGGAAGAGACGAAGCAGATGAATggaaaggtggtggaggaggaggaggaggaagaggaggaggaggaggactattCGGAGCCAGACATAGAGGCAGAGCTCCTGGCCAGCGAGCAAGTCGCCGGACAAG CGGACGAtgaggacgatgaggaagaggagaacggCGAGGCGGAGGGAGTGAAGGCGGTCGCCAACGGCAACGCCTCGCTGATCGTCagcgaggaagagggggaggaggagggggaggggaacgCCACGGCAACGCACGAGGCTGCCGGGCCGACGGGGCAGGCCCCCGGCGGGCTCAGTCCGCTGACGGACAGCGACGTGACGGACCTGTCGCCCATGTCCCTACAAGAGCTCTCCCCCAGGGACAgccccagccaatcacagcccccgggaccccctccccaccacgggCTGTCCAACGGCGTCGTTGCCGCGGTGACGAGGGAGGCGGCGGCGTCCCGTAAGGCGTCGGAGGTCCCGGCGGAGGTCGCCTCGCCGCCCCCGTCGCCCGCCGCCGTCCAGACCAATCAGGACTCTTCCACGGCCACATGTGACCTGCTGTCCGCCAACGGCAAGTCGTCCCCACTCAGCCTGCGGTTCaccagggggaggaagaggacgcgAGAGGaccaggagaagaggaaggcccACATCCACGCCCTCCTCCCAGAcag TGACATGGACCTCACCCTGGACATGGGTCTGGTGGTGaccacccccccgcccagccACCCGGAGTCCGCCCGGCCAGACACCCCCACCCGCGACCGGCTCCACGGCGCCCAGTCCACACCCCCGCCCAAGAAGAACAAG GTCAACGTGGCCACCCAGTGCGACCCGGACGAGATCATCGTTCTGTCGGACTCcgagtga